TCTGCAACCAGTTCTGATACAGATGGCTGAGACGAGGGACTAAAAAATGCCCAGTCAGCTGCACCGTGATGAAATTACTGACCAACATATTCAACGGCAGTGGAAGTGTTCCAAGGGTTGAATTGCCAAGCAAAATCAGAAACATGACTGACGGATAGAGTGCCAACCACACCAGCAGATTCACCTTCCAGACTGGAACCTTTTCAGGTTGCTTCGTTTGAATCCACTGATCAAATGAATCCGACTCAAGCGTGCCTTGATAGCTGTAATCCATCAAGGTTTCAGCCTCATACAGCAAACGCCGCCGCTCTGAGCTATCCAACCAATGCAAACATTGATTCAGAGCTTCAAACACGATCCGTGTGGTGGCCAGCAAATGCTGTCCATCGTCTTTGTCCTGAAATGAAGTCGTCTGCCCGCAATATCCATCAAAACAACAGGCTGCCTCGTTCATTCGATACTGCAGGTTCTCAAATGATTGCTTTTTCGCAAGGGGAATCACACTATGAATGGTATATACGAAATGACCCGAATCGAGTAATTCCGAATCATTCGAGAAAGCCATAACCATCAGTAGCGTGCACCATCAGGAAGCAGGCGAAATTCCTTCCACACTTCAGATGCCTCACCCTGAAGAATTTGTGTGAGCTTGATTTCACGCTTGTCTTTGCTGTTCTGCATGTCCTCATTGATCTCCTGATCGGAGAACAAATCGCTGTAATCCGACCATGCCGCGGCATAGAAAACAGTGCGGATCCCAGCCCAGTACGCCGTGGCGTAACACATGGGACAACACTCACAGCTGGTGTACAGCACGCACCCACTGAGGTCCCAGGTTCCCAGCTGTTTGCAAGCCGCCCGGATGGCGTTGACTTCAGCGTGGGCACTGGGGTCGAGATCCTTCACGACGCTGTTGCCAGCCGCAGCAACCACCCGTCCGTCCTTGGCGACCACAGCGCCGAACGGCCCTCCCGTCTTCTTCACCACGCCGGCATCCCGCATCAAGCGGATCGCTTCACGCATCAGAACTTGATCCTGATCCGAAGCCATGGCGTCGCCAACCACTGACCAAAGAGTGGCCATGGCTGCCAACAGCGGCAAGCGGTTGAGATCAAGGTCGACGCGCCCATGACCACACGAACCAGACGATCAGTGCCAGAAGGACCCATGGCAGCAGGGCTCGCAACACCACGACGGACACCAGCAACACCAGCAGGCTCACCGCACCGCGTTTCACCAAGGCCTTGCTCTCATCGGTCATGTATTGCCAGCGGGGAAGTAAGGCCATGCAGCTGCTCCTCGACCAATCGATCAGACAAGAAGCCAGCATGAAGGCATGACCTCCCAGCTCCTCAGCCTCAGCACCGAGGCACCCTTTCAGTGTCTGCCGCTCACCGCAGCGCTGCGTCGGTTCGTGCAAGTGCATGGTGAACGCGACGGCGCCGTTGTCGTCTCAGGCCAGCACACCACCACGGCCGTGATCGTCAACGAGATGGAAGAACGGCTGCTGATGGACCTGAAACGCTGGCTAAGCCAAATAGCACCTCCTGGCGATGGCTGGAAGCACGACGACCTTCATCTACGACCAGGCGTTCCTGACGATGAGCCACGCAATGCCCACGCGCACCTTCAGGCCTTGCTGCTGGGCAATCAAGTGACCGTGAATGTCTGCAATGGAGAGCTGCAACTCGGCCAGTATCAGGATGTGCTGTTGGTGGAACTGGATGGGCCCCGGCAACGCAAGGTGTCGCTGCAGTGGCTTTCGGCTTGAAGCGGCGAGAGGAGCATCAGTCATCTCAATCGTCGGCTGGATGCTGGACGCCTGTTGCTGAGGCCAAGGGTCTGACAATCACCACACCGATGGCATCGGGTACCGAGCGCAGGTAGCGGGCCAATCCAGGAGAACGCATCACCCCAAGGCCAGGAGCGGCATGAATGGCATCCACCTGTGATCCTGATCTAACAACCACACCGGTGTGACTGACATCCAGCCCCTGCACATTCGTTGCGATGGCGAACAGATCACCGGATTGAAGACTGGGGAGGACGGATTCAATCGCTTCCAGTGGAATGAAACGCTGCTGAACACGACGCGCCTTTTCCCGAACCTTGATGCAATCGAACAGGGCATTCGATTGCAACTTTGGGTAGAGAGCACGATTCGACGACATGAAATTCAAGAGCAACGATCGCGAAATCTCACCTTCCAACGCAACATCAGGCTCAAGCATTCCCTGCCTGACAGCTGACGCAGCCCAGTCGTGGAAGTAATGCCAGCGATTGCAGTAGGAGGCCTCTCCATCGCGATACCGCAAGCTCTGCGTGAGCGCAGCGAACTGATCGAAAGACTCGGACCAAGCCAAAGCCAGCAGTTGCTCCACGAACAACATGCAATCAAATTGCGTGAGATCGAGACGCAACGTTTCAGCGCCATCGGCATCCAGAGACATGGCGAGATAAGGGCTCCCGATAAACGACTCCGCCAGGAGTGCAATCGCCTGATTCACATGCAAGTCCGCGATTAACGAACGACGCGACTCAAAAACACTGCGTGTGTCGCCGATGACGTCGACGTCGCTGTTGATCTCAAGCGCGGGATTGGTCAACGCCATGCTTTTGACAGACGCTGTTGCCGCATGCGTTCCGCTTTGAGCAGCATCAATCGGCTCAGACGACCACAAGCCGACCACAACGGTCAGAACGCTGATGGCCCGCAAAGAACGTTTCAAGTGACGGGAGAAAAGACCGCTGAACTCCGAACACGGCGCTCAATCCATCCATGATCACATTGGTCGATGGCTCCAATCAGCGGCTGAAGCAGATATCCGTTGAAACAACCATCGAGAGCGTCAGGCGAAGGATGAGACTTGATCCAACCATTGCCGCACTGGCATTCAGCGGAGATCCTCTTGACCTCTGGGCTGCTGCCGGTTGGCACCCTGCCTCAGCTCCTGATCACGCTGCTGGTGGTGGGAATTCCAGTGCTGGCGCTTTCCACGCCGGGGCTTTTGCGCCAACGACGCGTTCGCAGGTTCCAGGAACGCGTGCGGCAGCGGGATCAAACCTGAATTAGTGGGTCGCGGCGTGGCGGCGGCGACCCAGTGGCTCAATCCAGTGCTCCAGTACGTCGCGGTGATGCAGCCACTGAGGCGTCAAACGACATCCCAGATTCACCACCCCCTCATCCATCAAGCGACCCAAACGGATCGCCGCAGCCTCCTCATGCCGAGAAAACGCGTGTTGATGAGAAGCCAGCCAATCGACTTCTCCCTGCGTGATCACACCGCTGGACAGACTTTTCAGAAACAGCTCCCCAAGTGTCATGGCGATTTGTAACGAACTTGTTACATCCTGTCGACCCGGCGCGCAAACCGCGACTTCGACGCCGGAGGAAGTGCAAGCCCATCGTCAAGACAACGCAACAAGCCATGACGTTTTTTTAAGATATGCAAACCAAGCCGCTCCGCCATGC
This region of Synechococcus sp. NOUM97013 genomic DNA includes:
- a CDS encoding nucleoside deaminase, which produces MATLWSVVGDAMASDQDQVLMREAIRLMRDAGVVKKTGGPFGAVVAKDGRVVAAAGNSVVKDLDPSAHAEVNAIRAACKQLGTWDLSGCVLYTSCECCPMCYATAYWAGIRTVFYAAAWSDYSDLFSDQEINEDMQNSKDKREIKLTQILQGEASEVWKEFRLLPDGARY
- a CDS encoding secondary thiamine-phosphate synthase enzyme YjbQ; protein product: MTSQLLSLSTEAPFQCLPLTAALRRFVQVHGERDGAVVVSGQHTTTAVIVNEMEERLLMDLKRWLSQIAPPGDGWKHDDLHLRPGVPDDEPRNAHAHLQALLLGNQVTVNVCNGELQLGQYQDVLLVELDGPRQRKVSLQWLSA
- a CDS encoding N-acetylmuramoyl-L-alanine amidase-like domain-containing protein translates to MKRSLRAISVLTVVVGLWSSEPIDAAQSGTHAATASVKSMALTNPALEINSDVDVIGDTRSVFESRRSLIADLHVNQAIALLAESFIGSPYLAMSLDADGAETLRLDLTQFDCMLFVEQLLALAWSESFDQFAALTQSLRYRDGEASYCNRWHYFHDWAASAVRQGMLEPDVALEGEISRSLLLNFMSSNRALYPKLQSNALFDCIKVREKARRVQQRFIPLEAIESVLPSLQSGDLFAIATNVQGLDVSHTGVVVRSGSQVDAIHAAPGLGVMRSPGLARYLRSVPDAIGVVIVRPLASATGVQHPADD